AGCAGCTCGCATCTCTGTCCTTACTCTGTACAAGGCTTTTATATTATCATTTGTAGTTTTGATGGCCTCAGTAACACGATCAGACGCATAACACCCTAACCTGGGTTTTGCATGTTTAATCCATTCTTCATGATTGGTTTTGAATTCATATCTGGAAATAAGGAGCAAGTCCAggattataaaataatatattaggTCATCAACAGAAATATAAAATGCAATATGCTTTTTAACAAAAAGGATAAAATCATAAAGTGTAACATAATCTAATCTAAGTCAAATGATAAAAATGAAGGGCATACCCTTGTAATGATAACATTACTGTAGAGAGAGCTTTCAAAATTGATGTTCCATCTTGTTGATGAGCTAATTGCTCACAGAAACCCTTTAGATTGGGCACTTTAGAAGCAATATACTGGCAAATATTCATATGTCTTGGAGACGGATCTGCAAAACAGAAGGGAAAATTTTCTTCGTGATTCAATGTTTCATCATGCACCATATACATgaattttctcttctttgaacaacaaaaattttctttccttttttagACCACGAATCAACTGaaagtaattttattaaatatgaACACACACAGATCAGTCCTCAAATGTCCAGATACTTACAACCAGTCAAAGTCTCAATAGCTTTGCCGATAACAGATACTGTCTTCAGATTATGAACTTTAGATAACTGAAAAAGATCATCAGCAAACGAAATCTGCCTTATCCTTTTGGTCTCTACTGAATTGGATTGAAGTAAAACACGTCCAACAAGAGATAGGACAGATGGATCGCGAGCAAACCATCCTGAAATGTAATTAGACAATAAAGAAATAAACAATCAGAAAAACTGCAATTGTTGATCAGGATCTTGAACATATGTATGTAAGATATCAAACAATTAACCATAGTTTTGTAATATCATACTCAGTTGTGTATTGACATGCATATAGTTCTGACTCCAAGAAATAAAACCTTATAATCTATGATAAAATCAGATACATTCAAAAGTATAACAACCAAAGACTTAATCATGCAACATACCAATAGTATCTAGACTTTGTGCATTTGGAAGAACTCCAATGGTTGTTACAGCTCCATGAGATGGTCGAAACCCAAGAATGCCACAAAATGCTGCTGGAATTCTGACACATCCTGTAGTATCAGTACCTACAGAAACAAATACAGCAGCTGTGTGTAAAGTTTACTAATTATGCTCATTCAGAATGTCAACTTTAGAAACCCTAAAATGTTATCCGTTACAAGTTACAACCCTATTGTCTTGTAGAAAATGGATACTTAAACAATAAGTCAAATGAAATACAGTTaaacacaagaataaaaaatcGTATTTAACACAGGAAATAAATCTCATTACATATTTCATTTGAATATAGATTATAATGTTTGAACTAATCTCCAAATAATTAACTTATCGCATCATTTTCATCTCACATACTTGCATAATCCTAGAGTATATTTAATGCCTGCCccaaaaatttatttctatccAAACTTTAACTATATGTTAGATTTGTTAAATGTATGATTATTTCCCGCGTTAAAGATGTGCAACAAAAACCTATTATGGTGGAAACTCAGATGCAGTTCTAAGAGTCGCCAAATGATTTGACAGGTTTGACTAAATTATCAACATGAAGTTAATAGCACCGGAGTTTCTACTTTATGCAAAATAGCAACGACAAAAACACACTCACCAATAGCAAAGTCAACTAGGCCGGCAGCAACGGCGACGGCAGAGCCACTGGAAGAACCTCCGGGAATGCAAGACGGCGTGCGAGGATTGATGGGGGTTCCATAATGGTGGTTCTGACCGGAAATCCTGCAAAAGAAAGTGATAATTGCATAAGTTGTCCTGAAGAGTGAATGAGAAATTGAGAGGAGAAGTGCAAACCCGAAAGAGAATTCGTCCATAAGAGTGTTGCCAACACAAGTGGCACCGTTGCTGAGCAGAGCGGTGACAACAAGGGCGGTAATCTCAGCTTGAGGGTGCGACTTCTTCCAATCAGGGTTCCCAAACCCCGTCACGTTCCCCTTCACATGAAATCTGAAGAATCATTCAATTCAACGAAGCAGATAGGAAACGCGAATGGAAGCAAGGAATATACAAAAGAAAATTACGAACATGTCCTTCACTGCAAAGGTTAGGCCACATAGCATTTGGTTGCGGGCGCCAGGGAAAGGAAGAAGCTCAAAACGCTGCATAAAGGCACCGTACAACTCCTTATCGGGGGAGCTGGGAATCCTCCGCCTCCGCCGTCTACGGCGAGTCTCGGTGACAAGAAGGACGGCGGTGGTGAGGCCAAGGCCGAGGAGAAGCCAGAGTTTGGGGTTGGAAGCATTGCGCTTTAGAAGATTGAGGGCTTTGGACATGATGCAGAAAACAGAGAGAATAGAAGGTGGTGGTTGGCGGTTGAGGAAGCGCGGAAGGTGGTAGAAGACATGACATCAGCATAGCGCAGTCAACGGTTCAGATTTTGAGTCACAACTTTTCATTTCTTACAGTTAAAAAAAATCTCAAGTTCAGGTATAGAAGTATCGAAGTATAGATTTTGGATAATtgaagattttttttatgtaaaaaagttaaaataggTTATATTAAGCAATAATCATACTATatgtatattaaataaaaattaaatattaaagataaattacacgataattttatatatatataacattttttgttaagtaattttatcaaattatcTGATAATTTTCTACTATTATTTTGATACGAAGATATTTTCATGAAAATAATCCATATATACTATAGGCAATTTAAAACCAATTTTAGCTTAGTTTGATGCAAGTCTACTAGAAGAAGCTCCACTTTTGGTTTACTCAAACCTCATTTACAATTAGTAATAGTGGCAGAGTTAACTAATGAAATTGAGGGGGAAAAAAACAAGCTTAAAAGAATCAACCAAGAATAGGATTATAGGATATATCCACCCAAAAGTTAAATTGAAACAAATTTTACTTATAAAGTCAGGAATTTGAATACTAAGAAACTCTCTTAAAAAAGAATTGTACTAGTTACCACTCTGAATCACAGGAACTTAGAGTGCctaacttttgatcattagaAAAACTAACCATATACCCATCTCAAATTGTCACACTACTCCATGTCACAAAGCAAAATACAGAGAAAAATGATGGTATTAATCTACactgaagaaatcaagaaaTGCTAAAATAGAACCACCTAATGTCAAGAACATCAATTTTACAGATAATTCTGGGGATGGGGGAACCTATGGTTGCAGAAATTTccagaagaacaagaagaagaaggagcaTGGACTTTGCATCCCTATATTGGTGAGTCATCAAAGATTGAATGTAATGGATGGAGGAGAACCCTGAATCACTTGAAACGAACTACAATGCATGAAATGTCATCTTTACTGTCTCTGTTCAATGCCTCCGCAGCTAGCTGTTTCGCCGCCTTTTGAGGATCTTTGATCTTTTTCGCAATATCCACTGCTTCTTGGTTTGCCATTACCTGCAAGAACAAATGAGAACTTCGAGTTCAAAATTATATGTTTTAAGGAAAATACTTGCCATAAAGAAGAGATTGATGGATAACCTTCCAAAGACCATCACTAGCCAGAATCAAAAGCTCAGTATCTTGTTCAATGTCACAATGTTGTACATCAGGATCAGATCGCAAGTGCGATTTGAGGTTTCTGTCTCCGAATGCCCGAGACACTGCAAGCTGCCCGTTCACTcttgcaacatctcctgataTATAACATCCACATGCAAAGAAATGATTACAGAATacacaatttatttttggtaAACTTTAGATTTCTGAGGATATTGGCCACATATGCATGTAAGGCATTCTGATTCCAATACATTTTGGATTAACATGGGGATGACAGAAAATACTCTTTACTACTCTTTTAAATCTGAACACATTTTGGTTGAACCTATCCTTCACTTTTCTAATAAATGTGCAGATTGTATTTGTAAGTCATGCATGTATCGAAAATCAGTCAAGCAGAGGTGGTAATTTGATTTTCAAGCTTTATGGATCACAAAGAGACACAATTGGTTTCAATAGATACACCCATGAATCTTTGATCAACAGAGGAAGGTTAACTCTCATTTTTGCATAGTTCAGCCTGATCTTAGcaaattacttttacttcttaTAAACAAATTATGATGTTGATCctctttgaaaatgcaaaaatgaGGCTCATGATACATATATAATCTTCCCAAGCATAACACATTCTTGAGGTTTCAATTTAGCATGTAAAATGTAGGCAATATCAAATAGGCAAGGCTCATTAAGGTTTGCTTAAGAACCTGGCATGTTTGAGACAAATCCGCCTTTGTTCTCGATTATGCCCCTTTCAGTATTGGGCTCATGATCTACCGTCATCTGTATGGCCTGCCCTCCCCGTGACAGAACTGCTCGTGAATCTCCAACATTCGCTATCCACAATTGCTGATTATTTATTAGAATTGCAGTCACTGCAGTTGATCCGCCTCGTCCCAGATCAGGATTGTGAGAAAGAATGGCCTGATCCGTTGTCTCGTACGCCTTAATGATGGAACCGTTTGGATCATTCCAGAAGTCTGCCTGTAACAATCAATCATAGCTTAAAGAAATAGTCTTCACGAAATATGCAACATATACCAGAAAAGAATGGAGAACTTTTCTCTGAACATCCCAATGTTCAGTCCTAGAAATTGGTTGAACAACTTACTTCCTTCAAGATATTAGAAAGCAGATGCTTTTGTAGATATGCTGGAACAGTGTCTCCCAAGTGTCCGTCATAGATAGCGAAAAGTCCTAGCTCTTGCCCTCTCGACTGGACAAATTTCGCCACGTGATAGTCCTCCATTGGGTGATTCGCTTTCCCTTTAACTAGACTGAAGCCATACTTGACTGCATACTGAGAGCTCCTACCCTTGCCGGAGCTACATGAAGAACGACCTCCAACCACCTAAACATAAAGAAGTTTGAAAGATAATCACAAAATTAGAACAAGAAAAGAGGCACAAAACCAAAAATGATCAAATATTTCACAAGTTTAACACAGCATAAAAGAAAGTTGTTAGTACTCCACTGTTAAGTCCTACATTGTTCAAGTATGCAGCTAACATGTCAAGTCCTATAAAATCCACCCTCCAAATATATTGTCCTTTATGTGAGAGCAATCCGTTAAGCCGGACACAACGTAAGATATGGCGAAGATAGTCTATATAGACGGTACTAAGACAGTTCTTGGCCCCTTTCCCTCCTTGAGAAACTCAAAATCAATCTAGTTACAAAGACTCAGAACCTGATATAGTGATATCCTAATAAACTGCCTGCAATGAAACATCACTGGCATTCTCCAAAATATTGAGTGCATTTCAATaggcttttaaaaattttagtactTTATAGACAAAACACAAAGGCAGCTTTCGATCTACTTctcaaagaagcaaaaagacAGATTATCAAACGCTCCACCTAactataattataaaatttgggACAGTTCTAAGGCCTCATTCACTGCACCACCAGAACTTAATCCCCACCTAACTATACCATAGCTCTTCAAAGGAAAACACAGACAAAAATATGAAGACACATTTGGAGAACagagataaaaaaaatgcaaaatgtCTCTGTTGTTATGCAAAACCGAATTTTCtgtctacaaaaaaaaaaggatatagaaagaaagaaggaagacACACAATTTTTTCGTCTTCTCTATTCCTCCTATATCCTTTACCAAACACAGCCTAAGGAATTGAATATGCATGATCATttcaaagagaagagaatatattttaaaaaaaaaataacaacaacaagGAAAGCAGGAATTCTCACCTGAGAGACAGAATTGAAGCAACAGAGATTATCCATGTAATTCAGCTGCCTCACCTCACCTTCGGTTAGTTTTCAACATCTACCTCTTCTACTAAAATCTTCAAAACAGAAAAATTCCATGAAAACTTGACGTCAGggaaaataatttaattaattaaacaaattttataaaatcccCAAGCGCAGTTAATTATCACCAGAAAATTGCCGATCACCCAAGCAAGCAATtctaaaaacccaaaaataaacCTCCTAGAGaccaaaatattaaaaaaataaaaatggaaaaaCTTTTGAAGACCCCAGATGAAGAAGTGGCAGAGAAATTCACTAACCAATCCAAAGAACTGAGCTTTGGCACTAGGGAATGAGAAGGAGGATCTATATAGGAAGTGGGTGGTCACGGATTATGCCGTCCACTtaaggagaagaagagaaagagacaGAGCAATAACACAGAACAGAACAGAACAGAACAGAACACAAAGAAGCTTATACCAAAAGAGCCCCTCTTAATAGAGAGAGCGCTTATTATTAATGGGAGAGAATAGAATTGAATAGAATAAGGTGATGGGGTGTGTTGGATATTGTAACCGTTCTGGTTTTAGGGAGAAAGTCTAATGTGCAATGACtgcaaaagaataaaaagaaaaagaaaaagaaaactctTGTTATAAAAGGAAGAGCTTGCCCTTATTGACTTTgcagtttttttgtttttattgctGCTGACACAATTTGGCTTTCATTATTACAGCTGTTTTTGAGGTTTCATAGTT
This sequence is a window from Arachis stenosperma cultivar V10309 chromosome 10, arast.V10309.gnm1.PFL2, whole genome shotgun sequence. Protein-coding genes within it:
- the LOC130954713 gene encoding outer envelope protein 64, mitochondrial-like isoform X1 encodes the protein MSKALNLLKRNASNPKLWLLLGLGLTTAVLLVTETRRRRRRRRIPSSPDKELYGAFMQRFELLPFPGARNQMLCGLTFAVKDIFHVKGNVTGFGNPDWKKSHPQAEITALVVTALLSNGATCVGNTLMDEFSFGISGQNHHYGTPINPRTPSCIPGGSSSGSAVAVAAGLVDFAIGTDTTGCVRIPAAFCGILGFRPSHGAVTTIGVLPNAQSLDTIGWFARDPSVLSLVGRVLLQSNSVETKRIRQISFADDLFQLSKVHNLKTVSVIGKAIETLTGYPSPRHMNICQYIASKVPNLKGFCEQLAHQQDGTSILKALSTVMLSLQGYEFKTNHEEWIKHAKPRLGCYASDRVTEAIKTTNDNIKALYRVRTEMRAAFQCLLKDDGILVIPTVADNPLKLNTEKEISSEFHERAFALSSIASISGCCQVAIPLGHHNDCCVSVSFMSSHGADKFLLDTVCDMYKTLQEQVSVAYSPLPPPDTNGFQNASASPLPETGCTASRSPWRASAPWYQTWATEPSCIAGCRRSMTEANPAWS
- the LOC130954713 gene encoding outer envelope protein 64, mitochondrial-like isoform X2; this encodes MSKALNLLKRNASNPKLWLLLGLGLTTAVLLVTETRRRRRRRRIPSSPDKELYGAFMQRFELLPFPGARNQMLCGLTFAVKDIFHVKGNVTGFGNPDWKKSHPQAEITALVVTALLSNGATCVGNTLMDEFSFGISGQNHHYGTPINPRTPSCIPGGSSSGSAVAVAAGLVDFAIGTDTTGCVRIPAAFCGILGFRPSHGAVTTIGVLPNAQSLDTIGWFARDPSVLSLVGRVLLQSNSVETKRIRQISFADDLFQLSKVHNLKTVSVIGKAIETLTGYPSPRHMNICQYIASKVPNLKGFCEQLAHQQDGTSILKALSTVMLSLQGYEFKTNHEEWIKHAKPRLGCYASDRVTEAIKTTNDNIKALYRVRTEMRAAFQCLLKDDGILVIPTVADNPLKLNTEKEISSEFHERAFALSSIASISGCCQVAIPLGHHNDCCVSVSFMSSHGADKFLLDTVCDMYKTLQEQVSVAYSPLPPPDTNAIFNLILNFGCNSNEPCHH
- the LOC130954714 gene encoding probable protein phosphatase 2C 9 — encoded protein: MDNLCCFNSVSQVVGGRSSCSSGKGRSSQYAVKYGFSLVKGKANHPMEDYHVAKFVQSRGQELGLFAIYDGHLGDTVPAYLQKHLLSNILKEADFWNDPNGSIIKAYETTDQAILSHNPDLGRGGSTAVTAILINNQQLWIANVGDSRAVLSRGGQAIQMTVDHEPNTERGIIENKGGFVSNMPGDVARVNGQLAVSRAFGDRNLKSHLRSDPDVQHCDIEQDTELLILASDGLWKVMANQEAVDIAKKIKDPQKAAKQLAAEALNRDSKDDISCIVVRFK